In Microbacterium lushaniae, the following are encoded in one genomic region:
- a CDS encoding transaldolase family protein, producing the protein MSTMLESDLASLARAAATTPTVLWNDSADPDELRRSIAFGAVGATCNPVIAFAAIKKNPEVWVPRLRELAAEHPTWGESELGWQAVKELSIAAAQLLEPAFAESGGRNGRLSIQTDPRLHRDADALVAQAVEFSQLAENIIVKIPATATGIAAMEEAAYRGVSINATLSFTVPQAVAVGAALERALDRRAADGLPEQEFGHVVTIMGGRLDDWLKKWTADNRILVTPGVLDWAGVAALKHAHAVFTERGYRSRILSAAFRNHLQWAELVGGDLVVSPPFDWQARINENAIPADDRIDVPVAPEILAELQRLSEFRRAYEIDGMAPSEFADFGAARTTLRQFLEADAQLDALVRDVIVPPA; encoded by the coding sequence GCGCCGCCGCCACCACACCGACCGTGCTGTGGAACGACTCCGCCGACCCCGACGAGCTGCGCCGCTCGATCGCGTTCGGTGCGGTCGGTGCGACGTGCAACCCCGTCATCGCCTTCGCCGCGATCAAGAAGAACCCCGAGGTGTGGGTGCCGCGCCTGCGCGAGCTCGCTGCCGAGCACCCCACGTGGGGCGAGTCCGAGCTGGGCTGGCAGGCCGTCAAGGAGCTCTCGATCGCCGCCGCCCAGCTGCTCGAGCCGGCGTTCGCCGAAAGCGGCGGCCGCAACGGGCGCCTGTCGATCCAGACCGACCCGCGTCTGCACCGCGACGCCGACGCCCTCGTCGCGCAGGCGGTGGAGTTCTCGCAGCTCGCCGAGAACATCATCGTGAAGATCCCCGCCACCGCCACCGGCATCGCCGCGATGGAGGAGGCCGCCTACCGCGGGGTCAGCATCAACGCGACGCTGAGCTTCACGGTGCCGCAGGCCGTCGCCGTCGGCGCAGCCCTCGAGCGCGCCCTCGACCGGCGCGCGGCCGACGGGCTCCCCGAGCAGGAGTTCGGCCACGTCGTCACGATCATGGGCGGTCGCCTGGACGACTGGCTGAAGAAGTGGACGGCGGACAACCGCATCCTCGTGACGCCCGGCGTGCTGGACTGGGCCGGCGTCGCCGCGCTCAAGCACGCGCACGCCGTCTTCACCGAGCGGGGCTACCGCAGCCGCATCCTCTCGGCTGCGTTCCGCAACCACCTGCAGTGGGCGGAGCTGGTGGGCGGCGACCTCGTCGTCTCCCCGCCGTTCGACTGGCAGGCCCGCATCAACGAGAACGCGATCCCCGCCGACGACCGCATCGACGTGCCGGTGGCGCCGGAGATCCTCGCCGAGCTCCAGCGGCTCAGCGAGTTCCGTCGCGCGTACGAGATCGACGGCATGGCACCGTCGGAGTTCGCCGACTTCGGGGCAGCCCGCACCACGCTGCGTCAGTTCCTGGAGGCCGACGCGCAGCTGGACGCGCTCGTGCGCGACGTCATCGTTCCGCCCGCCTGA